One Aegilops tauschii subsp. strangulata cultivar AL8/78 chromosome 7, Aet v6.0, whole genome shotgun sequence genomic window carries:
- the LOC109765422 gene encoding ALA-interacting subunit 3 → MMMDGSAAGTSNGGSGADGDAARRNNTRMPKYSKFTQQELPACKPILTPKWVVSVFFLVGVVFVPVGVVSLLAAQDVVEIIDRYDHACVPPNMTDNKLAYIKNDTISKECTRILTVTKEMKQPIYVYYQLDNFYQNHRRYVKSRNDAQLRDYKKSNTTTSCDPERFTADGKPIVPCGLIAWSLFNDTYSFTRGKENLTVNKKDISWKSDREHKFAKNVYPSNFQNGALIGGKKLNSSIPLSEQEDLIVWMRTAALPTFRKLYGRIYVDLKANDTITVRLSNNYNTYSFGGKKKLVLSTATWLGGKNDFLGFAYLIVGGLCIFLAFAFTLLYLIKPRKLGDHNYLSWNRHPAGR, encoded by the exons ATGATGATGGACGGCAGCGCGGCCGGCACGAGCAACGGCGGATCCGGGGCCGACGGGGACGCCGCCAGGAGGAACAACACCAGGATGCCCAAGT ATTCCAAGTTCACGCAGCAGGAGCTGCCGGCCTGCAAGCCGATCCTTACTCCAAAATGG GTTGTCTCGGTGTTTTTCCTTGTCGGCGTCGTCTTTGTCCCAGTTGGCGTCGTTTCGCTACTAGCTGCACAAGAT GTTGTTGAGATCATTGATCGGTATGATCATGCATGTGTCCCACCTAACATGACTGATAACAAGCTTGCGTACATCAAGAATGATACTATATCCAAAGAGTGCACAAGGATTCTCACG GTTACAAAGGAGATGAAACAGCCAATTTATGTGTACTACCAGCTCGATAACTTTTATCAGAATCATAGAAG GTATGTGAAGAGCCGAAATGATGCGCAGCTAAGAGATTATAAGAAGTCAAATACGACAACCTCATGTGACCCTGAGAGGTTCACGGCTGATGGAAAACCAATTGTTCCGTGTGGTCTGATTGCTTGGAGTTTGTTTAATGACACCTATAGCTTCACTCGTGGTAAAGAAAACTTGACAGTAAACAAGAAGGACATCTCCTGGAAAAGTGATAGGGAGCACAAATTTGCCAAAAATGTCTACCCAAGCAACTTCCAGAATGGTGCGCTCATAGGTGGAAAGAAGCTTAACTCGAGTATCCCG CTGAGCGAACAGGAGGATCTTATTGTTTGGATGCGGACTGCAGCGCTTCCTACATTCAGAAAGTTATATGGGAGGATATACGTTGATCTCAAGGCGAATGATACCATAACAGTGAGGCTGAGTAACAACTACAATACATATAGCTTCGGTGGCAAGAAGAAGTTGGTCCTTTCCACTGCAACCTGGCTTGGAGGAAAGAATGATTTTCTTGGATTTGCATACCTCATAGTTGGTGGACTCTGTATTTTCTTGGCATTTGCATTCACCTTGCTATacttgataaagccaag GAAACTGGGAGATCACAACTACCTGTCCTGGAACAGGCACCCCGCAGGCCGCTAA
- the LOC109765421 gene encoding uncharacterized protein, translating into MSLLSKLRLVTVDVTGTLLAYKGRLGDYYCMAAKAAGKPCPDYDRMHEGFKLAYTEMARKYPCFGFAAKMPTIEWWRICVKDSFVKAGYDYDDETFDKVFKRIYSAFGSSAPYSVFPDAQPFMRGLREKGITVGIVSNAEYRYKEVILPALGLNQGSEWDFGVFSGIVGVEKPDPKIYKIALEMAGNVAPEEALHIGDSYRKDYVPARSIGMHALLLDRFKTADAESWRQSGAPVLPDLEAAQAWLTKNPTEEPAEEPLGAALLRRMAEKL; encoded by the exons ATGTCGCTGCTATCGAAATTGCGGCTGGTTACTGTGGATGTGACTGGTACTCTGCTTGCTTACAAAGGACGGCTTGGTGATTACTACTGCATGGCTGCTAAGGCTGCTGGAAAGCCATGCCCTGATTATGATCGAATGCACGAAGGCTTCAAGCTTGCATACACTGAGATGGCAAGGAAATACCCATGCTTTGGATTTGCGGCAAAGATGCCAACGATTGAATGGTGGAGGATTTGTGTCAAGGATTCATTTGTTAAG GCTGGGTATGATTACGATGATGAGACATTTGATAAAGTGTTCAAGCGAATTTATTCCGCCTTTGGCTCCTCTGCGCCATACTCTGTTTTTCCTGATGCACAGCCCTTCATGAGAGGGCTGAGGGAAAAGGGGATCACAGTTGGAATCGTCAGCAATGCAGAGTACCGGTACAAAGAGGTCATCTTGCCTGCGTTAGGGCTGAATCAG GGCTCAGAGTGGGACTTCGGGGTGTTCTCAGGCATCGTCGGTGTCGAGAAACCTGACCCAAAAATCTACAAGATCGCGCTGGAGATGGCGGGGAACGTCGCACCGGAAGAGGCGCTCCACATTGGCGACAGCTACCGCAAGGACTACGTCCCTGCACGGAGCATCGGGATGCACGCGCTGCTCCTGGACCGGTTCAAGACCGCCGACGCCGAGAGCTGGAGGCAGTCCGGCGCGCCGGTGCTCCCTGATCTCGAAGCCGCGCAGGCATGGCTCACCAAGAACCCGACCGAGGAACCCGCTGAGGAGCCACTAGGGGCCGCACTGCTGCGCAGGATGGCCGAGAAGCTCTGA
- the LOC109765420 gene encoding protein DETOXIFICATION 34, whose translation MGTGDGDAAAVRTAGEAARMVWEESRRLWGIGTPIAIATLSLFAVSSVTTVFVGHLGNLPLAAASIGLSVFSTFSFGFLLGMGSALETLCGQAFGAGQVAMLGVYLQRSWIVLIAASLLMVPFYALAEPLLLAIGQDAAVAREAARFALRILPGALSFAVNFPTAKFLQAQRKVLVLAWVGVAGLGFHAALTYLLVAVLGWGLPGAAAAYDVSLWAIALAQAAYIVGWCRDGWRGWSVAAFHDIWAFVRLSLESAVMLCLEIWYIGMITVLTGHLQDAQIAVDSLGICMNVNGWEGMIFIGLNAAISVRVSNELGSGRPRAAKHAVMVVVGESLLIGLLCMALVLIFRDSFSVIYTTDSELQHAVSRIAGLLGLTMVLNSVQPVLSGVAIGGGWQGLVAYINLGCYYIFGLPLGYLLGYKFNYGVGGIWAGMLCGIALQTLILIFIVWRTDWNAEAALASSRVRKWGGADATKPLLE comes from the exons ATGGGGACCGGCgacggcgacgcggcggcggtgCGCACCGCGGGGGAGGCGGCGCGGATGGTCTGGGAGGAGTCGCGGCGCCTCTGGGGCATCGGCACGCCCATCGCCATCGCCACGCTCAGCCTCTTCGCCGTCAGCTCCGTCACCACCGTCTTCGTCGGCCACCTCGGCAAcctccccctcgccgccgcctccatcggcCTCTCCGTCTTCTCCACCTTCTCCTTCGGCTTCCTC CTGGGCATGGGGAGCGCGCTGGAGACGCTGTGCGGGCAGGCGTTCGGGGCGGGCCAGGTGGCGATGCTGGGCGTCTACCTGCAGCGCTCCTGGATCGTGCTCATCGCCGCCTCCCTCCTCATGGTGCCCTTCTATGCCCTCGCCGAGCCGCTGCTCCTGGCCATCGGCCAGGACGCCGCCGTGGCGCGGGAGGCGGCGCGCTTCGCGCTCCGCATCCTCCCCGGCGCGCTCTCCTTCGCCGTCAACTTTCCCACCGCCAAGTTCCTGCAGGCGCAGCGCAAGGTGCTGGTGCTCGCCTGGGTCGGCGTGGCCGGGCTCGGCTTCCACGCCGCGCTCACCTACCTCCTCGTCGCCGTCCTCGGCTGGGGCCtccccggcgccgccgccgcctacgACGTCTCGCTCTGGGCCATCGCGCTCGCCCAGGCCGCCTACATCGTCGGCTGGTGCCGGGACGGCTGGCGGGGCTGGTCCGTGGCCGCGTTCCACGACATATGGGCCTTCGTCCGCCTCTCGCTCGAGTCCGCCGTCATGCTCTGCCTCGAGATCTGGTACATCGGCATGATCACCGTCCTCACCGGCCACCTCCAGGACGCCCAGATCGCCGTCGACTCGCTGGGCATCTG CATGAATGTGAACGGATGGGAGGGCATGATCTTCATCGGCCTCAACGCTGCCATCAGCGTTCGGGTCTCCAACGAGCTGGGCTCCGGCCGGCCGAGGGCGGCGAAGCACGCGGTCATGGTCGTCGTCGGCGAGTCGCTGCTCATCGGGCTGCTCTGCATGGCCCTCGTGCTCATCTTCAGAGACAGCTTCTCCGTCATCTACACCACCGACTCAGAGCTCCAGCACGCCGTCTCCAGGATCGCGGGGCTGCTCGGCCTCACCATGGTGCTCAACAGCGTGCAGCCCGTGCTTTCAG GGGTTGCCATTGGAGGAGGATGGCAGGGCCTTGTCGCGTACATCAACCTTGGCTGCTACTACATCTTCGGGCTGCCCCTCGGCTATCTCCTCGGCTACAAGTTCAACTATGGAGTTGGG GGGATTTGGGCCGGCATGCTTTGCGGGATTGCGCTTCAGACACTGATCTTAATCTTCATAGTGTGGAGAACGGATTGGAACGCAGAG GCTGCGCTGGCTTCAAGCCGTGTGCGAAAGTGGGGCGGCGCAGATGCAACCAAGCCTCTCCTGGAATAG